One Carya illinoinensis cultivar Pawnee chromosome 5, C.illinoinensisPawnee_v1, whole genome shotgun sequence genomic window, ccccccaaacacaCTTGTGTGTTCTTGTTATCTTGCTCGTGAAAGTAACACAAATAGCTTAATAGAATTAATGAATGATGTCTGTCCATCATCAACTTAacataaaattgtaaaattaggTGAAGATTGTAGATCTAGCACAAGGCTTACTGAACGAAAAGGGAAGTCATCTGCCTCAAGCATATGAACAATTTGCCCCATCTTGGGACGCTTGTTGATATCCAAGTCTATACACCGGAGACAAACCAGCAATGCCCGCTTTAAAGCTCTGGGTGGGGGCTGAACCTCAATCAAGGGGTCAACAAGCTCTTCTCCACGACGACTTGCAACCATCCCTTTAAACCAATCAACCAAGTTCATCTGAAACACATTTAGTAGAAACAAGGTCATGACTTTTGACTGATGAAAATGTTAGACAAGGTTGCTGTAAGGATATCTTGGTTCACCTCTCCAGCTGGTCTTGAATAATCAATTGGGCTTCTTCCTGTAATTATCTCCATGAGTAAAACCCCAAAACTATACACATCACTCCCCTCACTAAGCATACCCGTGCTTGCATACTCCGGAGAGACATATCTGCAGTAAAAGTATGGTAACTTAGccaatattattgggtaaaaacaCTGAACAAGTTCacttcaaaatttgatttatGAAGTATGACAGAGAACAAACCCAAAGGTCCCCATTACACGAGTAGTCACATAGCTTGCTTCTGATCCCAAGAGCTTGGCCAGTCCAAAATCCGACACTTTGGGGTTCCATTTTCTATCTAGAAGAATGTTACTGGATTTTACATCACGATGTACAACTTTGGGTTCTAATCCTTCATGCAAATAGGATAGCCTGAATGGAAATAAGCACCATGAAAAAGTTGATTCATCATGGAAGAAACGAAATTAGTGAATAACATTGAACTAATTTGGATAACAGAAGTAGCATGATAGCGCATTAATTTCCATGTATTCTGTAAAATAACTCTTTGGTACACTGTCCCGAGCATTGGTATAAAGCCAATTGAAAGCCCACAACATTTTACGTTCACTTTTGACCAGTTGTAAGGAAATTCAACAGGAGAGTGGAGTATATACCCTTTTGCTGTGCCAATGGCAATCCTCATTCGAATGTCCCAGGTCAGTGGGCTAACTGAGCCAACATCACCATGCAACCACTGCTCCAAATTGCCATTATCAACGTACTCGTACACAAGCATCCTGAATGGCCATTAGAAGTTCCCACAGAAAATCTTAGAGGGAAAATAATGGACTTTCCATctcttttacttttcaaaataagAGGATAGGGTCAAGTGGGCACATGGAAAGTACCTTTGCGCACCTTCAGCACAATAGCCGATCAGACCCACCAAGTTCTTATGCCTTACTTTCCCTATGGCTTCAACTTCCACCTTGAACTCCTTCTCTGCCTGACCCCTAGAAACACATAACTCAGTGTCATTGACAACAATCCAAATTTCAAGATTTTCCAGTGCtgtgaaaaaaagaaattcatcGCCGAAATATAGGAAACAACACCTAGCTACATTCATAAACGAACCAGCTTGCACCTGGTTTACCCCAAATCGTAAAATCCTTTGTCAGCTGGAAGCAACTAAAGAAGTCAACAAAGCCTTCATATCAGTGCACTGTTTCACATTCTCGATTTTCTTTCAATAAgtgaacaattcaaaatttcaaagtgCAAAATTTGCTCGACGGTATCAATTCTTAGCAACATGTTAATTATTATGTAATACGTatcaaataaaaaggaaagttCATTCCTTAGACGagtattaaaaatgaaaataatagaaCTTTAAGCAAgtgacattttttaattttcgacCAGTAAGAAAGTAGCAATTATGGATGGTAAAATATAGATGAGAAAGAACAAGAGTgaataaagaaacaaagaacaaaGTAACCATTAACT contains:
- the LOC122309824 gene encoding probable receptor-like serine/threonine-protein kinase At4g34500, whose amino-acid sequence is MSVSGEVQPSDDSLPHKLNSKTSFLGLKLYFVIGILLLCAIAAFLAIFIYISLNKKSRKRKMRVKHSSGLIPLVSKEIVEIKSLNRDVISEKAEVKISNADLNEPEVEVEIKGGKRSRESEVSVSVDPENIGWGRWYSLKELEMATHGFAVENVIGEGGYGIVYRGILQDGSVVAVKNLLNNKGQAEKEFKVEVEAIGKVRHKNLVGLIGYCAEGAQRMLVYEYVDNGNLEQWLHGDVGSVSPLTWDIRMRIAIGTAKGLSYLHEGLEPKVVHRDVKSSNILLDRKWNPKVSDFGLAKLLGSEASYVTTRVMGTFGYVSPEYASTGMLSEGSDVYSFGVLLMEIITGRSPIDYSRPAGEMNLVDWFKGMVASRRGEELVDPLIEVQPPPRALKRALLVCLRCIDLDINKRPKMGQIVHMLEADDFPFRSEIRQAREKDPIPSGADVSTKTVHTSKNGGVGDIDKSRWR